Within Desulfolithobacter dissulfuricans, the genomic segment AACCCATGGCAACGTTGACTCAGATTCGTCAGGGACTAGGTCAGGTTTGGGACAGTATGGTCGAGGGCTGGCGGGCCCTTACCCGGCGGGCATCCAGTGCCATAACCCGTTTTTCCCTGCCGGGCAGGACAGCCAGGGACAGTGATGGGATGGCCCTGGTGGAAACCAGCCGGCGGAGTGTCGGCTGGGGGGTCCTGGCGGCCGAGGTCTTTGACGATTCGGACCGGGTGGTTGTCCGGGTGGAAGCGCCCGGGATGAAACGGGATGATTTCGATATCGAGGTGGTGGATGATATCCTGTTGATCCGCGGAGAGAAGAAAATCGAGCGTGAATCCACCGTGGGGCAGTACCATCTGGTCGAATGTGCCTATGGCTCTTTTGAGCGGGCCATACCCCTGCCGGTTCCTGTGGAACCGGGCAAGGCCAGGGCTCGGTATCGGAAGGGAGTCCTGCGCATTGAACTGCCCAAACGCAAAGAGGCCCGGCCCAGGGTTCGTCAGATTCCCATCAAGTAACCCGTCCCTGTCAGGACCGGGCAGAAGATATCAGGGGCACTTTTTCTGCAAGTGCCCTTTTTTTGTCTTCTGGCCAGGCCGACGCGACGGGTGCGGCTCAGCCGAGGATCCGTTGGAGAGTCGCCTGGTCAAGATCCTCGTCAAATCTGATGTGGATGGAGTAGTCACTCTCCGGCAGATGGAAGGGTTGGACACCGATGACGGTGCCGGTGAGATGCATCAGCTCCGCAGAATCGCTGGTCGGAATGGAGAGGCGCATTGTCCGGCCAAGGAGCAGGCGGCCGTTTTCTTTTTTTGAAATCCGGACCAGGAAGGCAAGGCCGCCGCGGGAAATGTCGCTGAGACTGCCCCTGAACGCCCGGCCCAGCTTTCTTCCCCGGGCGTCGATCATCTGGACCTGTATCTTGCGCGAGAGCTCGAAGCGGCGGTAGGTACGGCGGTCCAGGTTTTTTTTCTTCAGCAGCGACTGAATGTCATTGAACCGGTTGTAGAAATCCTGCAGCTTGGATTCCAGGCCAGGGAACTCTTCGTGCCAGCGGGCAAAGCTCTTGCGCCGCAGCACCGAGAGGCTGACCGGCGAGAGAGCCGTCAGGGTAACGGTCCAGAGGGAGGCATTGAAAAAATTTTCTCCGGCCAGGTCACCGCTGCCAAGCGTCTTGATAAACAGCTCCCTGCCATTCCGGAGATAGGAAACCCTGATGCTGCCCTGATTGATGAAGAAGAGTTCGTCGTTGATATCCCCCTGAGAGACAATGGTCTCCTCGGGCTGGAAGCTTCGTTCCTCAAGTTCATGATAGATGGCGGTGAACTCTTCCGTGGTCAGTTCATCCATCAGGTCGGCCCATACCTCCAGATGATCCCTGCTGATGGCGCCGGCTTTTTCCTGTTCGATAATTTCCCCGGTTCGGATTATTTCCCGCAGCGCCAGAGGATCGATTTCGTAGATGCGGTCTCTGAGACGTTCGGCATTGGTAAAATCCTGATTGCGGGCACAGGCAAGGACGAGATCGACCAGTTTCTTTTTGGCCTTGTCCGTTTCTCCCCTGGCCGCCAGGGCAAAGATTTCCTGTTCACGGCGCTGTATCCCGTCTTCGGAAGCCAGGCTGTTGCCGGTAGATCCGGCACCCCGGCTGGTTTCATCCCCGGGTCGGTTCCTGGCCTGGATGCGGGCCAGGGCAATCTCCGCGGTTTCACAGACCTTGTCAGGGGTTGATCCTGGTGTTTTTCTCCGGGCAAGGATTCCCTTCAGGGCCGGGATCGCCTTTTTCGATCCGATTCTGCCCATGGCCCGGCATATCTTCCTCTCCAATTCACCCCGGTGGCTCTGGTTGGTAAAGGGATTATGCTCCAGGAGCTCGTAGAGCGGGGTCACGAAACGGTCGTCTCCGGTCTCGCCGATCAGAGTGATCACGGTGCCGAGCAGCTGCCGGGGACCATGTTGCAGGGCGTAGAGGAGGAAATCGTTGAGTCCCGGCCCGGCAATTTTTCCGGCCGCGACCAGGACCTCTTTCTTGACCCGCAGGTCCTTGTGCGCAAAGTAGGGAAGGATGGCGTCCATGCATGGTCCGTCGCCGATTTCGCCAAGCAGCCTGATGATGTTGCGCAGCAGATACCAGGGGGCGTCCCGGTTCAGTCGTTCCAGTAGTTCATCCCGGGCCGCCGGGCCGATTTCCAGGAGCAGGGCGAGCAGTAACCGGCGCTCCGAGCGATCCTTGCTCTGACCCAGGACATTGATGAGCCAGCCGGCCGCAGGCCGGCCCAGTACACTCAGAAGCCTGCCAGCCTTCCGGCGCTGCTCTTTCTGGTGCAGGTATTCCTCAACCAGCCACTCCAGTCGGGATGGGGTGGCAATGGTCTCCACAACCCGTTCCAGCGCCCCCTGGAGCTGTTCCCTGTCATCCGTGAGATCTGCAATGGTATCCCGAAGCTGCCGCAGGACATCATAGGCCTCGTCGTAGCGTCCGCTGTCCATGAGATGGGCTATGAATGGTCCCAGGTGAAGGATCAGGGCCCGGGCCGTGGCCCCATCCGTTGTTTCCAGGGCAAGAGATGCTGCCAGGGCGGGAAGCAGTTTTTCAATTCTTGACCAGTCCTGGTGGAGAGTGAGGAACTTGACTGCCCCGGCCAGGGCCTGGCTCGCGTGTTTACGGATCTGGCCGCTGGCGTCATGGAGGCCTGTTACCAGCTGACCAAGCAGCCTGTCAGCCTTCTGCTCCTGGTTCTGATTGAGCAGCACCGCCAGCTGGGCCGGCAGCGCCGAGGCACAGGCCGGCTTTGCCAGCACGTCCAGCTCGCCGTCAAGCAGACGGGCGAGCCATTCTCCAGTTTTTTTCGACCCAGCCTGCTCTCCAGAACCGGTGCCGGTCGCCGTGTCCTTGTCGACCACCCGTTCATCACCCTGCAGGGCAACGTAGCGTTTGCCATTGATGATGACGTGGGCCAGGGGCAGTTCCTGGAGGGACGCGCCGGAAGAAGGGGTGAGCTGTTGCGTGGAAATTCCCTGGGCCAAGTGGTTGAGCAGGGTTTCGCATTCACCACGGGTGATACCCGGGCGGAAGGTGATCGCATCGATCTGCAGCCGGTACAGCAGGGAGGCCATTCCTTGGATCTGGGGCCGCTGTTGATCCTTTTCCGGCAGGACCAGGTCGTTGACCAGCAGCTTCTGACCGGAGACGCCGATGGTTATCCCGTTTTTATGGTCTGGAAAAAGCTCGGCCAGACAGGTACAGAGGCTTTCCAGGCTTTTCTGGACCTGGGGATTGGCTGGCGGGTAGATGCCCACCGTACGCACCGCAGAGTACAACCGCAGGGGCAGCTGGATAAGAGGAGAAATCTGAGCCACGCCGCCTTGTGCCGAGGATGTATCCATCAGCGGGAACCTTTTTGAAAGAGCACCGTTTTGATGGTTCTGAAGATGACCAGCAGGTCGATGAAGATGGAGAGATTCTTTATGTAGTAGAGATCATACTCCAGCTTGCGCAGGGCATCTTCTTCCGAGGCGCCATAGGGATAGCAGACCTGGGCCCAGCCGGTGATACCGGGCTTGACCGAATGGCGCAGGGAGTAATAGGGGATGGACTCGGTGAGGCGTTCGACAAACATGGGCCGTTCCGGCCGGGGGCCGACAAAGCTCATCTCCCCCTTGAGAACATTCCACATCTGGGGGATTTCATCGATGCGCACCTTGCGGATAAAGCCACCCACCCTTGTCACCCGGCTGTCGTTTTGCCGGGCCCACACCGCTCCGTTCTTCTCCGCGTCCTGACGCATGGAACGGAACTTGATCACCTTGAAAACACGACCCTTTTCTCCCACTCGTTCCTGGAGGTAGAACACCGGCCCAGGAGATTCAAGTTTGATAAGGATGGCTATGGGGATGGTAACTGGCAGGGAAACCGTCAATCCGACAACTGAAAGAACGATGTCAAGTACCCGTTTGACCAGGTAACGTATCCGGCTTTTCTGGAATCCTTCGGAGAAGATGAGCCAAGCCGGATTGACATTTTCCACCAGGATCTTGCCGGTGATGGATTCATAGAAGGTGATTCCTTCCTCTATGACGATGCCCTGCAGTTTGCATTCCAGCAGTTGCTCGATGGGCATGGTACCCCGTCGGTCATCCAGGGCAACGATGATCCGCTTGGCCTCGTGGGCATAACACAGGGGCAGCAGATGGCTGGCCTGGGGCAGGACAGAAACCTGGTTGGGGTTGCAATGGGGCAGGGAGTTGCCGATAAACGAGGCGATTTTATAGCCTGAATCCGCCCGCCCTTCGATCTCCCTGGCGATCTCCGAGGCAATTTTGCCGGTGCCGATCATGATGATCGGCCGGGAGAAAAGCCTTTTTTTGAGAATCATGTAGTAGAGTAGCCGCCAGCCCAGCAGGATGCCGCAGATCACCCAGTAGCTGGTCCAGAACACGGCTGTGGAGATCACCATGGGGGGATAAGTGTAGTAGATTCCGGCCAGGATGACGCAGCCGACCCGAAGGCCTGGACCATGCGGATAAAGGTATCCAGAGGGGTCGTGACCCAGCTCAGGTCATAGAGGTCAAAGAAGTAGAGGGAAAGTTGAAAGATAATGGTAACAACCAGCGCCCGCAGGGCATCGAGAAAAAGCTGGTCGAGGAAGAGTTGCCACCCGGTGAAAGCAAGATAGACTACATTGATGGTCAGAAAGATGAGCAGCCCTTCTCCAAGGAAGAAGATAATGTTACGGACCGGGTAATATTTATTGAGAATATAGGGCATGGACCGTAGGCGGCAGTAGAGAGCACGAAAGTTTATGTAGCCACTGAGAAAGAAAGTCTACTAGGTATTGGATAGCATAGCTCTGGTCCAGATGTCAAGGAAATCACAGGGAATCCTCACGGGAGGGGCAGGGAGCGACAATCTGGTGGTGGAGCAGGAGCGTGACCAGTTGGCTGACCGGCAACCCGATGACATTGGAGCAGGAGCCGCGGATATGTCTGACCAGAAAACCGCCGATACCCTGGATGCCGTACCCTCCGGCCTTGTCGAGAGGTTCTCCGGTGGCCACGTAGGCCCGCAGTGCCGTTTCCGGGAAGCGGGCAAAGGTGACCTCGGTGCTGCAGGTCTGCAGTTCGGTGATTTTTTTTTCCCGGTGATGGAGGCAGAGGCCGGTGATCACCGTATGGGTCGTGTCCTGGAGGGCAGTGAGCATGGCCAGGGCCTCTTCACCATCGGCGGGTTTACCAAGGATTCGGTCCCGGACAGTGACCACTGTGTCGGCACTGATGATGTAGCTGTCCGGATGGATCCCGGCTACCTGGCAGGCCTTTTCCAGGGCCATGCGCCGGGCGAAGTGCACACTGTTCTCTCCGGGCTCCGGAGTTTCGTCGATGACTGCCGGCAGGACCTGGAAATCAAGACCGAGATTTTTGAGGAACTCCTGACGTCTGGGGGAACCCGAGGCCAGGATGAGGGGGGCGGTGCTGCAGAAGGGTCCGGCAGGTCGGGAAACATCGGGTGTCATGGCAGGGGTCCGTAGAAAACCTGCTCCAGGAAAAGTCCACGGGCCGGGGCAGTGGGACCGGCCAGGCTGCGGTTCCTTGCCTGGAGAACTGTTGAAAACTCGTCCGTGGTCATCTGGCCCCGGGCCACCAGCAGCAGGGTGCCGACCAGATTACGCACCATGTGGCGGAGAAAACCATCGCCCAGAAACCGAAAACTCCAGCTTTCCGGCTCTGGTCCGGGGTGCAGGAGCAGTGAAACAGGGTCCGCACGGCTCCCCGTCCGTTTGTACAGGCCGGATTGCGGGAACCCCTGGCCTCGAAGCTCGAGAAGTCGTGGGTGCCCCTGAGCAGCGCCAGGCAGCGCAGGACCTGATCCAGGGCAAAGCGACAGGGGACATGGGTTTCATACAGCCTCCTGGTGGGCTGTTGGACAGGTCCGGTATAGAGGTCATACCTGTACGCCTTGCCGGTGGCGCTGTAGCGGCTGTGGAACCTGGGATCGGCTTCCTGGACCTTCAGGATCTGGATGTCGGCCGGCAGCATGGCGTTGAGACCCCGCCACAGGCCGTGTACCGGAATGGAGGTGCGGGTATGGAAGTTGGCCACCATGCCGAGAGCGTGGACTCCGGCATCGGTCCGGCCGGCACCGTGGAGGGTGACCTCCTCTGAGGTCATGCGTTTCAGGCAGGCCTCCACGGTGGCCTGAACGGTGCGGGCCTCTGGCTGTCGCTGCCAGCCAGAGTAGCCGGTGCCGTCATAGGCAAGGCAGAGCCTGATGTTTCGCTCTTCTCCGCTCACGGAAAAAAGGGTGCGCCCTCAAGGCCGGTGTTTTCGGCAAGGCCCAGCATCAGGTTCATGTTCTGGACCGCCTGACCGGAAGCGCCCTTGACGATATTGTCTATGGCAGCCATGACTATGACCCGGCCGGTACGTTCGTCCAGGCTCACAGCCAGGTCGCAGCAGTTGCTGCCCCGGACATGCTGGGTGGCTGGCAGGGCCGGCTGCGGACAGACCCGGACAAAGTACTCGTCGCCATAGGTGGTTTCATAGAGTTCCTGCAGCGCCTGTGTTGTCATCGGCTTCTCCAGCCGGGCGTACATGGTGGAGAGGATGCCCCGGTTGACCGGCAGGAGATGGGGGGTGAAGGAGATGGTCACCTGGTTGCCGGACAGAGCGCTCAGCTCCTGTTCCATTTCCGGTATGTGCCGGTGGCTGCCTCCGACCTTGTAGGGTCGGAATCCATCGGCCACTTCACAGTACAGGGTGGCCACCGAGGCGGAACGTCCGGCTCCGGTGGTGCCGGATTTGGAGTCGATGATCAGGGTACCCGGGTCGATGAGATGGTTTCGCACAAGCGGTGCCAGGCCCAGGATCACCGAGGTCGGATAGCAGCCTGGGTTGGCCACCAGGTCGGCTTTACAGATCTGGTCCCGGTACAGTTCGGGCAGCCCGTAGACCGCCTGCCTGACCAACTCCGGGCTGGAATGGGCCTGGTACCACTGCTCGTACACCGCCACGTCGCGGATACGGAAATCAGCGCTGAGATCAACCACTTTCTTTCCTGCCGCCAGCAGGGGAGGGACAATATCCATGGCGGTTTTATGCGGCACCGCAGTGAAAAAGAAGTCCGCCCGGTCCTTCAGTTCGTCGGGTTGCAGGTTTTCACATACCACCTGGACCCGATCTCGCAGGCTGGGAAAGACTTCCGACAACGGTTTACCGGCATACTGTCTGGAGGTGGCAACGGTGATCTCCACCTCGGGATGGGTGGACAGTATGCGTGCCAACTCGACACCGGTGTATCCGGAAGCCCCGACTATTCCCACTCGTATCATGATCTGTTTTTCCCGTGGAGGTTGACAATAAAAAATCTGATTACCATCAATCTTCAGCATTGAAACCGGTGTCGACCTCACCCGTTTCACGGGACGCCATAAACCCGTCCCTGGGGGCTTGACTGTGGCCATCCAGGCCACAGACACCCGTGAAACGGGTGAGGCCGACACCTTCAGGTATCGGTGGCTGAATTTCAGTGGTAATCACAATAAAAAAAGGGAATAACGAAGCATCGTTATTCCCTTGAACACGCAAAGTGAAGATATCGGTTGCGATATCCTGACAATGGCTCCGCTGTGTTTAACGCTTGGAGAACTGGAAGCGGGCGCGGGCACCACGCTGGCCGTATTTCTTCCGCTCTTTGACGCGGGGATCACGGGTCAGCAGGCCGGCTTTTTTCAGCGGAATCCGCATCTCGGGATTCATCTCCTGCAGGGCCTTGGAAATGCCGTGGACCAAGGCGTCAACCTGAGCGGACTTGCCGCCTCCCCTGACCGTGGCCTTGACGTCATATTTTTCGAGCGTCTCGGTGATGGAGAAAGGCTTGTTGACTTTCGGCTCAAAGTAGATCTGCCCGAAATACTCTTCCAGCGACTGCTGGTTGACAGCAATGTTTCCGCTCCCGGGGGTTAACCAGACCCGGGCAATAGCGGATTTACGTTTGCCGGTTGCGTAATATGTGTCCTGCGCCATGATATATGTACTCCGTTAGAATCAGATGTCCAGGGTTTCCGGCTGCTGTGCCTGATGAGGATGGTCACTGCCAGCGTACACCTTGAGCTTCTTGAGCTGCTTGCGGCCAAGTTTGTTTTTCGGCAGCATGCCCTTGACCGCCATGCGGATCAGTTCCTCGGGTTTCTTGGCCAGAACTTCCTTGGCACTCTGTTCCTTGATGCCACCCATGTAGCCGGTATGACGGTAGTACTTCTTGTCATCCCACTTGTTGCCGGTCAGGTGCACCTTGTCCGCATTGATGACCACGATAAAATCGCCGTTGTCCTGAAAGTTGCAGAAGGTAGGTTTGTGCTTGCCACGCAGACGGCGGGCGATTTCCGAGGCTACGCGCCCCAGCACCTTGCCGTCAGCATCCACAACATACCACTTGCGCTCGATTTCATCTACAGGCGTGTAATAGGTTTTCATTGCTGCGCCTCAGCTTTGCAAAAAGAAAATAACAAAAAAAGGTTCGAACGGTGTCCGAACCTTGAAGTGTCAGTGGAGCGGGAAACGAGATTCGAACTCGCGACTTCAACCTTGGCAAGGTTGCACTCTACCACTGAGTTATTCCCGCTCAGTCGTTTTCCGTGACAGCCCAAGACTATAACAGGGTGCCTGGGAATTTGTCAATAAAAAAATAATCAGGGGAAAGAGAAATCAGCTTTGTTCTTCCAGGGAAGAACTGTTGCCAATCTCAGAGAGAGAGAATAGTATATCAGAAGAATCCAGGCAACAAAAACAAGCAATTTTCTGTAAAGGAGCGTGCTGACCATGACCATGCAGGTCGACCGCAGGGCCGATATCCATCGGCAAACCAGAGAAACCGATATCCAGCTCAGCCTGGTGCTTGATGGGAGCGGTTCCACCGCCATCGACACCGGGGTGGGGTTCATGGATCACATGCTGACTTTGTTTGCGGTTCACGGCATGTTCGATCTCGAAATTACCGCCCACGGAGATACCGTGGTGGACGATCATCATACGGTGGAAGACCTGGGGATTTGTCTGGGCCAGGCCCTGAAACAGGCCCTGGGTGATTTTTCCGGCATATGCCGGTACGGACACGCCTACGTGCCCATGGACGAGACCCTGGCCCGGGTCTGCATTGATGTCTCCAACCGGCCCTGTCTCCACTACGAGGTCCCGGTTCCGGATCAGAAAGTGGGACACTTTGATACGGCTCTTGCCAAGGAATTCTTTCGCGCCGTTTCCCTGCATGGAGGTCTGACACTCCATGCGGATCTGCTCCACGGGGAGAACAGCCATCATATTCTTGAGGCTGTCTTCAAGGCCTTTGGTCGCTCACTGTCGCTTGCTGTGAGCCTCCATCCATCGCTGCGCGGGCAGCTTTCCAGCAAGGGAACGCTGTAACGTCCCGGCCTCAGTCCATGGCTGACCTCCGGGACCGGCGTGGTGGCTGCCGGTCCTTGCCTCCGGGCAGGGGGCGACCTATCTTTTCCATATCAGATGTATGGAACCTGCCTTGAAAAAAGGCCATTAACCGACAGGAGTACAACTATGAAATCTGGTTTTTCACCGCTGGCCGTGGTCCTGGCCGCTCTGGTCCTGGTGCTCGGTGGCTGCGGGGCTCCGAAGAGCGTACCCACAGGGGGGGACACTCTGATCTCCAACTACCCGGTCCGCTGTATCACTGTGCTGCCGGTCCGGAAACCGCTGAACCCTGATGACGACATGTCTCCGGCGGCCACCGCAGAAATGGCCCGGGGGATTCCGGTACTTGACCGGCTGCTGCGGGAGCAACTCGCCGGACGCGGTGATGTGCGGTTTGTCTCCGGGCACCAGCTTGCCGGCCTGGGTGAAGGGCTGACTCCCGGGGAGCAGGCCCTGGTCCGTGAGGCAGGCAAGCGGTTTGGCTGTAATGCGGTGCTTGAAGTCTTCCTGGAGCGTTACCAGGAGCGGATCGGTGGAGAGTATGCGGTGGAACAGCCGGCATCGGTGGCTTTCAGTTACCGGTTGATCGGGGTTGATAGTGGGGCGGTGCTCTGCCGGGGAACCTTTGACGAGGTCCAGCAGTCGGTGGCAGAGAATATCTTTGCCTTCGGCAAGGCCAGAAAGCGTGGCTTCACCTGGGTGACGGCCGAGGAACTGCTGCGCGAGGGGCTGCGGGAAAAGCTCTCCGGCTGTTCCTACCTGGTTCCGGCCCGGTAGCAGGCAGAGACAGGCCATGAAAAGACCCCTCAGCCGCGCCATCAACCGGCGTATTGGCCGGACCATGCACCAGTGGGACATGCTTGCCCATGGAGACCGGGTTCTGGTCGCGGTTTCCGGCGGCATCGATTCTCTGGTGCTTTCCTGGCTGCTTCTGCACTGGCGGTCCAAAGCCCCCATTGACTTTACCCTCCACCCGGTGCATATCGATACAGAAAGTGTCGATGGCCAGCCTGGAAAGGCTGCCCGGGACGTGGCCGGGGAACTGGAGAAGATCGGCCTGCCCTGTCATGTGGTCCCCTCAGCCTGGCAGTCGCCCCTGCCGGAGGACACCACCTTGCTGGAAAACCAGCGCAAGGATATCTGTTTTCAGTGCTCCAGCAACCGCAGACGGCAACTCTTTGATACGGCCAGGGATCTGGGTTGTAACAAGCTGGCTCTGGGCCATCACCAGGATGATCTCATTGAAACCTTTTTCATCAACCTGACCAGTGCCGGCAATATCAGTACCATGAAGCCCAGGCAGGAGCTCTTCGAGGGCCGTTTGACTCTTATCCGGCCACTGGCCGGGATTGAAAAGGCCGAGATACGAAAAATCGGAGCGGCCGTGGGGGTCACTCCGGTTCCTTCCTCCTGTCCCCTGTCGGAACAGACCCGGCGCCGCGACGTCAGGGATGTTCTGGAGTCCCTCTATCAACTGATCCCCGGGTCCAGGGAACACATCTTTGCCGCCCTTGCCAATGTCCGCCACGAGTATCTGCTGGACCGTTAGGCTGCAGATCCTGTTCTTACCCTGGTAAATTCTTGAAACTTCACGCGATACTGCTGCTATCATGGATACCACTCTGGATTGCCTTGTCTGTTTTATGCGCCAGGCCCTGACAACCGCCAGGCTTTCCACCAGGGATTCGCTGCTCCAGCGGCGGGTGGTCAACGAGGCCGGCGCCCTCCTTTCCCGGATCGACTTCGGCCTGACGCCGCCGGAAAATGCCGTGGATCTCTACCAGATGATCGCCAGGCTTACCGGGGTCGAGGATCCCTTTGCTGATCTTAAGGCCCAGGGTAACGAGCTCGCTCTGGCCATGCGTGATACTGTCCGGGAGCAAATCCGCATGGCGCCGGATCCGCTCCTGGCCGCAGTTCGTTTTGCCATTGGCGGCAATATCATCGATTATGCGGCCCAGCACAGTTTCGACGTCGATGCCACCATGGCCGCCTGCCTGGTGAGCCCCTTTCTCCTGGATTCAACGCCCGCTCTTGTGGCGGCGCTTGACAGAAAACCCGAAGTGCTTTATCTGGCAGATAATGCAGGGGAAATCGTATTCGATGGCCTGCTGGTGGAAGAGCTTTTGCGCCGGGACTGCCGGGTGACGCTGGTGGTACGGGAAGGGGCCATCATTAACGACGCCACCATGGATGATGTCAGGGCCTGCGGGCTGGATGGTCTCTGCCCGGTGATAACCAGTGGGGCTGTCTGCCCGGGGACCCCTCTTGCGCGTTGCAGCAGTGAGTTCAGAGAGCTTTTTCATCGGGCTGACCTCATCATCAGCAAGGGGATGGGCAACTATGAAACCCTCTCCGATGTGGTCGCGCCCCTGTTTTTTCTTTTCACCGTCAAATGCCAGGTGGTGGCGGAAGATATCCGCAGGCGGATGTCGCTGGCGCCCGGCAGTGTGAAAGGGGAGGGCGAGATGGTGGTTATGGAGCAGAAGCAGAGCTGACACCCGTGCAGGCTCCCGCGGCCTGTGCAACGAAACATGAAAGCTGTTGTCCCCCTGGAGGGTGGGACGAGACTTTCATATAAAAACGAGGCAACATGAAAGAGCAGATTAAAGATATTCTCGATCCGAATCAGGTGGGCAGAACACTGGAGGTCGATGGATGGGTGCGGACCCGGCGTGATTCCGGGGCGCTGTGTTTTCTGGAAATAAATGACGGTTCCTGCCTGGCCAATCTCCAGGTTATTGCCGAATCGACCCTGCCTAATTTTGATACAGAGGTGAAAAAACTGGGCACCGGCTGCGCGGTCCGGATCCATGGGAAGCTGGTGGAATCTCCGGCCAAGGGCCAGGATGTGGAGCTGCGGGCCGGCGAAGTGACGGTTATCGGCTGGGCCGATCCGGGCAGCTATCCGCTCCAGAAAAAACGTCATTCTTTTGAGTTTCTCCGCTCAATAGCCCACCTGCGGCCGCGGACCAACGCCCTGGCCAGCGTGGCCCGGATCCGCAGCGAATTGAGCTTTGCCATTCACCGCTTTTTCCATGACCGGGGTTCTTCCTGGTTAACACCCCGATTATCACCACCTCGGACTGCGAGGGAGCCGGGGAGATGTTCACCGTCACTGCCCTGGAACCCGGAGAAATGACGGGTAGAGATCCCTGGAGGAATGATTTTTTCGGCCGCCATGCCGGGCTGACCGTGAGCGGCCAGCTCCAGGCCGAGATCTATGCCCTGGCCCTGGGGCGGGTCTACACCTTCGGTCCCACGTTCCGGGCCGAAAACTCCAATACCTCGCGGCACCTGGCCGAGTTCTGGATGCTGGAGCCGGAGATGGCGTTCTGCGATCTTGGCTGCAATATGGACCTGGCCGAGTCCCTTATCCAGAATCTGATTCAGGTGGTGCAGGATCGGTGCAGCGAGGACATTGCACTTTTTGACCGGTTTGTTGCAAAAGGATTATGTAAGCGCCTTGAAAACGTGGTTGCCCATCCCTTTGTCCGCATGACCTACACCGAGGCTGTTGATGCGCTGAAAAAATCCGGCCGGGAATTTGCTTTCCCCGTTTCCTGGGGCATGGACCTGCAGTCCGAGCATGAACGGTGGCTGTGTGAGGAGCTGGCCGGCCGGCCGGTGATCGTCACCGACTACCCAAAGGGGATCAAGCCGTTTTACATGCGGGTGGCCGATGATGGAAAAACCGTGGCGGCCATGGATATCCTGGTGCCCGGGATTGGCGAACTGGTGGGCGGCAGCCAGCGCGAGGAACGGCTCGATGTCCTGGAGGCACGAATGGAGGAAGCCGGACTGGACCTGGAGGAGTACAGCTGGTACCTGGACCTGCGCCGGTATGGCTCGGTACCCCATTCCGGCTTCGGTCTGGGATTTGAGCGTCTGGTCCAGTTTGTCACCGGTATGACCAATATCCGGGACGTGATTCCCTTCCCCAGGACGCCGGGTAGTGCTCCGTGCTGAGCGAGGGGAACAGATTTTTTCTTTTTTCTGATTACCATCAATCTTCAGCATTGAAACCGGTGTCGACCTCCCTTGTTTCACGGGACGCCATAAACCCGTCCCTGGGGGCTTGACTGTGGCCATCCAGGCCACAGACACCCGTGAAACAAGTGAGGCCGACACCTTCAGGCATCGGTGGCTGAATTTCAGTGGTAATCACATTCTTTTTTGAGGACAACGCAGCGTGGTCACGGGTAATACGGCAGGACTGAAAACCAGGCAGCTCCGAGCCCTTGAGCGACTTGGTCAGAAACGGGTCGATCCCGATGAGATAATCGGCCGGGATCTGGCCCGCAGTGTGGCGGCCCTGTCCACGGAACTGAACCGGCAGATCGGTCTGCTCATCCACCGCTCCGGCCAGGTGGAGTCGGTGAT encodes:
- the rplM gene encoding 50S ribosomal protein L13, giving the protein MKTYYTPVDEIERKWYVVDADGKVLGRVASEIARRLRGKHKPTFCNFQDNGDFIVVINADKVHLTGNKWDDKKYYRHTGYMGGIKEQSAKEVLAKKPEELIRMAVKGMLPKNKLGRKQLKKLKVYAGSDHPHQAQQPETLDI
- a CDS encoding damage-control phosphatase ARMT1 family protein, whose product is MDTTLDCLVCFMRQALTTARLSTRDSLLQRRVVNEAGALLSRIDFGLTPPENAVDLYQMIARLTGVEDPFADLKAQGNELALAMRDTVREQIRMAPDPLLAAVRFAIGGNIIDYAAQHSFDVDATMAACLVSPFLLDSTPALVAALDRKPEVLYLADNAGEIVFDGLLVEELLRRDCRVTLVVREGAIINDATMDDVRACGLDGLCPVITSGAVCPGTPLARCSSEFRELFHRADLIISKGMGNYETLSDVVAPLFFLFTVKCQVVAEDIRRRMSLAPGSVKGEGEMVVMEQKQS
- the argC gene encoding N-acetyl-gamma-glutamyl-phosphate reductase; translated protein: MIRVGIVGASGYTGVELARILSTHPEVEITVATSRQYAGKPLSEVFPSLRDRVQVVCENLQPDELKDRADFFFTAVPHKTAMDIVPPLLAAGKKVVDLSADFRIRDVAVYEQWYQAHSSPELVRQAVYGLPELYRDQICKADLVANPGCYPTSVILGLAPLVRNHLIDPGTLIIDSKSGTTGAGRSASVATLYCEVADGFRPYKVGGSHRHIPEMEQELSALSGNQVTISFTPHLLPVNRGILSTMYARLEKPMTTQALQELYETTYGDEYFVRVCPQPALPATQHVRGSNCCDLAVSLDERTGRVIVMAAIDNIVKGASGQAVQNMNLMLGLAENTGLEGAPFFP
- the rpsI gene encoding 30S ribosomal protein S9, coding for MAQDTYYATGKRKSAIARVWLTPGSGNIAVNQQSLEEYFGQIYFEPKVNKPFSITETLEKYDVKATVRGGGKSAQVDALVHGISKALQEMNPEMRIPLKKAGLLTRDPRVKERKKYGQRGARARFQFSKR
- a CDS encoding tRNA lysidine(34) synthetase yields the protein MKRPLSRAINRRIGRTMHQWDMLAHGDRVLVAVSGGIDSLVLSWLLLHWRSKAPIDFTLHPVHIDTESVDGQPGKAARDVAGELEKIGLPCHVVPSAWQSPLPEDTTLLENQRKDICFQCSSNRRRQLFDTARDLGCNKLALGHHQDDLIETFFINLTSAGNISTMKPRQELFEGRLTLIRPLAGIEKAEIRKIGAAVGVTPVPSSCPLSEQTRRRDVRDVLESLYQLIPGSREHIFAALANVRHEYLLDR
- the hisB gene encoding imidazoleglycerol-phosphate dehydratase HisB, encoding MTMQVDRRADIHRQTRETDIQLSLVLDGSGSTAIDTGVGFMDHMLTLFAVHGMFDLEITAHGDTVVDDHHTVEDLGICLGQALKQALGDFSGICRYGHAYVPMDETLARVCIDVSNRPCLHYEVPVPDQKVGHFDTALAKEFFRAVSLHGGLTLHADLLHGENSHHILEAVFKAFGRSLSLAVSLHPSLRGQLSSKGTL